GAAAGATTTGCTGGAGCCTTTGCTACCAGCGGAAACGATGGCTTATATGCAGCCAAATTTTTATGCGGCTGAGGAAGTCCTGCGAAAGACCAGCGCGAAGCGGGCCGGGCGTTGGCGCGACAAGATCCGTGTCGTTCCCCATAGCCTGCGGCTGATTCCCCCTGAGCTGGAGCCTGGTGTACTGGAGGTCGTCTCACAGGCCCTCCTGGACGACAGGCAGATTGAGATGAGTTATTGGTCAGGATCCCGGCACGCATCTGATGTGAAAAGCTATCCCGTTCACCCTTATGCCTTGATCCACAGAAATACCTCAGTGGAACTGATAGGCAGGATTGACGGTGATAGCAAGACGCGGCGCTGGGCGCTGCACCGGGTGAAATCTGTTCAGCATCTGGAGGCATCGTCCAGCGTACCACGTTCCTTCAAGCTGGATGATTTTGTCCAGCATGAGCTCGGGTTTCCCGAGAGTGGTGAAGCGATCGGCCTTGAGCTTTGGATGCATGAGTCAGCCAGGAATCATGTCATCGAGACAAAACTGAGCAACGACCAGCGGATCAGTGAGACCGAGGACGGGTTGATCGTCAAGGCCACGGTGAATGAGACAGTAGAGTTGAAGTGGTGGTTGCTTGGGCTGGGAGATCGAGTCAGGATCATGAAGCCCGATGTATTGCGCGAGTCTATGAAGACAATGACTCATAGGATGGCAGAATTGTATCGATAATAAACGGCCTCAGATCCGCGCTTCGCGAGGTCATTTATCTCAGTGAATTTACTGGATGTGGAAAGTGAGTATATTCGGGCGGCGCAGGATTAATTGACCGACATCATTAGGAATACCCTGTATGAGTACGACATTGACAAAAAGCCGGTTCAAGATCGCACTGGAATGCCCCAGAAAGCTAAACTATGCCACTGATAAGAATTACGCTAACGCAAAAAGCGAGGATGAATTCCTTCAGGGACTAGCCGAAGGGGGCCATCAGGTGGGTGCGCTTGCCAAGCTGATGTATCCAGGTGGTATTGAAATTACCACCCCCTCTGTCGAGGAACAAATAAAAAATACCCAGAAACTGATCGAACAAAATGACGTCATCCTTTACGAGCCGACGTTCCGCCATGGGAATCTCGTCATCCGCGTCGATATACTGGTTAAGCGTGGCAACCTGATCGACCTGATCGAAGTGAAGGCGAAAGGTTTTAATTCCAGGGAAAGTAGCTTCCGCGGTAAAAATAATCCGATAAAGAGTGAGTGGCGCCCATACTTGTACGACGTAGCCTACCAGCTCCTGGTTCTGGAGCGGGCGCACCCGGAATGGACAGTGACGCCTCATCTCATGCTTCTGGATACATCGGTGAAATCGAGCATTGATGGCCTGGGCTCTTCCCTAACCGTAACACGGGATAGAGGCCGGCTGAACGTGAGTATAAGGGATGGGTTTGATATTTCTATGCAGCAGCCGTCTCTTCTTCGTCAGCACGATGTGACTGACGAAGTTGGAATTCTGCGATCCAACCCAGTCGAGACGCCCGCCGGTGAGATGGACTTCGTAAACTTGGTGGACTGGCTTGGCGATAAGCTCGAAGCTGGTGAAACATTCCCTCCCTATATTGGAAAGCAATGTAAAAGTTGTGAATTCTACTGTGAGCCAGAGCAAATAACCCTTGACAATATCAGTGGCTGGGCTGCCTGCATGGAGGAAGCCTACACTCCACTCAAGGCGACATGGTCAAGAAGTGACTCCGTATTCGGGCTGTATCAATTTCGCAAGGTCGATGATCTGATTGCCAATAATATATTGTTAATGAAGGATGTTGATGAGACGCAACTGACCATCAAGGAGAAACCTGGAGAAATCTCTACGAGTGACCGGCATCTCCTGCAGATCATGGAGGCGAGGGGCGAAGGCGATCAAATTCACCTTGAAATGGATACCCTTAGACAAGTGTTTGGTGACTGGGAGTATCCATTGCACTTCATCGATTTCGAGACATCCCGTCCAGCGCTTCCATTTCATTCCGGCTGTCGACCCAACGACATGATTCTTTTTCAGTTTTCGCATCATCAGCTTGATGCAGATGGCCAGCTTCGCCATGCTAATGAGTGTCTGATTGCGACGCCTGGAACCTGGCCGAATAGCTCTGTCGTACGTGCATTACGTGATGCAGTGGGGAACTCTGGCACTGTAGTTCATTGGTGGGACCATGAAAGAACCGTTCTGAAGGAAGTGAAACAACAATGCATAGATCGTAACGAGCCCGATAAGGACATTCTGTGTGAATTTATCGACTCCCTTGTGAACAGTGAATCAGGCCGCCTGGCAGATCTCGGACGGCTTGTTTCCAGAACGGTATTCATAAAGGGTACGAACGGCCGAAGCTCGATTAAGAAGGTTCTCCCTGCCATCCTGGCAATGTCTGACTCGCTAGAGGAACACTATGGGCAACCGATTTACGGCACCGAGGCAATGCCCAGCTTGAATTACTCACCCGGCTGGACCTGGCTCAGGGAAGAGAGTGGGGAAATTATCGATCCCTACCGCTTGCTCGATCCTATCTTCCTGGATGATGAGGTTGCACGAGCAATAGATCAGGCCGAAGACGAATATACAGGCTATGATAAATTCGTGGCCAATGGTGGCGCCGCCATTATTGCCTACGCCCAGCTACAGAACCCTGATCTCAACCAAGATGAACGGCAGCGGATTGAGGCTCAGCTTAAGCGCTATTGTGAGCTTGATACTTTGGCAATGGTAATGATTTACGAGGCAATATCGAAATGGATAAAATGACAGATCACGAAGTTGGGCTTGTAGAATTTATTGTACAGGCTTGGAATAAATTTGACCATGCATATCAGCCGCCGAAGGGTGAGCCCGAATGGAAGTGCACTTCACTAAATAACGCTTGCAAACAATATAAATGGGGTAAACTGACTCGGGAGGAGAATAATAAAAAGCTTGATGATCTGTCTGGAAGGCTGCAAGAATGCCTAGTCGATGCGTCTCTTAATAATCACAAATTACACCATGTTTGCCTGGAAATACTTGAGTGGGGTGGGGTTGAAGGTGTTAGTTCGGCATGGTTCAGAGAGTCATGTGAGAATGGGGTGCTTCGTGAGAAGATAAGTAAGGGTGTAAAGCTATTGAAAGAAGGTCCCTCACATGACGACTGGGAAAGATTCGATAACGAGGATCTCGTAATGAACTCGGCCCTGACTAAGGTATATGCGTTGGCGGATCCAGATAACATTCCTATATATGATGGGCGAGTTGGTGCCGCTATGGGGCTCCTTGTACGCAGGTATCTTAAGCAACTTGCCCCAAGGCCCTGTGAGGTCCCAGAAGAATTGGCGTTTCGCTGGGGTGGGGGGTATACCCAAAGGGGAAGCAGGGCACGGCATCCCAGGAACCCAAGTGAACCTCCTTACAAGTTCGAATGTCTTAGGTCTTCAAAAAATGATCATGAGGAGTGGTGCTGGAGGACTGGAAGAATTCTGCGGCAAGTCGTAGATACGATAAATAATGATCCGGGTCGGGAAAATATTAGTATGCGCGATCTCGACGACGCTCTTTTTATGGTTGGCAGAATTGTTCGCTAAAATCCATAGTGATGATTGAGTTCTATATGTATGTGCATAGTTATTGCTGTGTGGAGCGCAGTTACAGCAACTAATATCCATCTTGGGTTGTTTGATATGATTAATGGAATCAATCTTGTATGGAAAGAGTCCTTGTTAGCTGGATAGGTCAGCATGATTTGGATGCTGTCACTGGTAACTCCCCGGGGCCTGTCATGGCCGCAATTAGGGATGCCGAGCAGTCGGGTAATTCATATAATCATATCCATCTGATATATAACTATAAAACAAGCCAGGCTCTCCCGTATTTAGATTGGCTTTCGGCTGGAGTAGACAGCGCCACGAGTATATCGAGTCGACGTTTCCGGCTTACCTCCCCAACGTCATATGCCGAAATTTATCCTGCTGTTTCCAGTGAGCTTGCAAAACTGGAGCAGAAATACCCTCTGGCACAACGCGTAGTGCATCTGAGTCCTGGTACGCCTGCGATGGCAGCTGTATGGATCCTATTGGTAAAGACACGATTTCCAGCGATTTGCATACAGTCCTGGCAAAATTCCGAGGGAAAGCAGGTCGTACAGGAGGTTGAGCTTCCGTTCGAGATAGAGGCGCGATTCAGCCTTGAGGCGACTCGTCGATCTGATAAACGGCTCAACCGGCTTCTTGATAGCGAAGAGGCTGCAGACAAGGCGTTCGCGAGGATTACCAGTGCAGGAGAGCTGCATGGTGCAATTGAAAAATCCCGTAAAATCGCGGTACGCGATGTACCGATATTGCTATTGGGCGAGACCGGCACTGGTAAAGAGCTTTTTGCTCGAGCTATTCACGATGCAAGTTTTCGGCGGGAGGGGCCGTTTGTTGCTGTGAATTGTGGTGCGCTCCCGCATGACCTTACTGAATCGCTGCTGTTCGGCCACAAGAAAGGATCCTTTACCGGCGCAATGCAAGATCATGATGGATTCTTCGCTCAAGCCGATGGTGGAACACTGTTTCTGGATGAGGTTGGAGAGTTACCCATCAAAGTGCAGGTGAAACTGTTGCGAGCCCTGCAGGAACACACGTTCATACCAGTGGGCGCCTCCGAGCCGAGACATAGTGACTTTCGTATTGTTGCCGCTACGCACAGGGAATTGGCTGAACAGGTTGGGGAGGGTAGCTTCAGGGAGGATTTGTTTTATCGCCTGGCTGTCGGTGTGATCAAACTCCCTGCGCTTCGTGACCGTCCGGAGGATTTTCCAGCCCTGATCGAGACACTGATGGAGTCCATTAATTCTGAGCTTTCCGACCAGCCTGGGTATAGGCGTAAGAAAATTGATGATGATGTAATAAACGTTATCATGGCGCATGATTGGCCGGGAAATATCCGGGAACTCAGGGCGACTCTGCTCAGGGCCGCCGTCTGGAATGACAGTGCCACTCTTACCTGTCATGAAGTCGAGGATGCGTTGCTGGTATTGCCCAGCCAATCCAATCGCGCTACGCTGGGTGGAATAAGTCAACCTATTGATTTAGAGAAATTAATGGCGGATGTGGCGCGGCATTATATTCCCTTGGCCCTGGCCAGGGCTGATGGCAACAAGACCCGGGCCGCCAAGCTGCTCGGTCTCCGTAGCCAGCCGGTGCTGACGAATAAGATGAAGAAATACGGAATCGACTGATGATTTGGCATGTCTCCTGCTACGCAAGGGGACGGTGATTTATTGACTCGCAATGCAATCGATCAACTTCGAATTTATCCGGCCGCACCGGCCCGCACTGGCCGATCTGGGCAGGTATGCGGAGGCTCTGCTGTATATCGACCCCGGCAGCGCGCTGATCCGGATGCGTGCCATGGCCGAGGCCTTAACCAAGATCATCCATAAGGAAGAGTGTCTCCCCTTTTTGCCGAACGCGACCTTCTATGATCTTGTCAAACACCCAGCTTTTGCGGCCTCTGTCGATAGGTCGCTGATTCATAGGATTAATTTTCTCCGTGTGAACGGTAATGATGCGGCGCACGGTGCTCAGGGGGATATACGGAGCGCCAGTCAGGGGTTGGAGATCGCACATCAGCTCGTCTCCTATATGGGCATGCGTTATCACGGTCTCAGTCGGGAAGCCATCGCGCCCTTCCAGGATGTCCCCGACCCAACAGCGCAGCTGAATGAGCTCAAGCAATCGGTTGCCCATTACAGGTCTGCCCTTGAAAGTAAGGCGGAGGAGGTGGATCAACTGCTTGATCAACTCGATCAGGAACGTGCCAGGGCGGCCGCCGAGAAGACGAGTGAGTCCCACCAGGCGCAGTCACGCCAGCAGAGTCACCGGGTCGTCGATGCCCTACAATGGAATGAAGCGCAGACCCGACGCATGATGATCGATGCCCTGTTGGCGCAGGCCGGCTGGTCGGTCAACGACAAGACGCAGGTGACACTCGAGCATCCGGTCGAATATCAGGCGACGGGCAGTGGTACCGGCTATGCGGACTACGTCCTGTGGGGCGGCAATGGCAAGCCGCTTGCGGTGGTCGAAGCCAAGCGTACCAGTGAGGAGGGCCTGCAGAAGGGCAGGGAACAGGCGCGCATGTACGCCGATGGCCTGGAGCGAATGACAGGCCAGCGCCCGGTTATTTTCTACTCAAACGGCTACGAGACCTTTATCTGGGACGACCAGCTGTACAACAGCTACCGCCCTGTCTACGGCTTTTACAGCCGCGACAGTCTCAAGTATCTCTTGTACCAGCGTCATTACCGCCAGCCGGATCTGGAGCAGCACAACCCGGATGTGAATATTGCGGGTCGCCCCTACCAGATCGAGGCGGTCAAGGCAGTTGCCAGTCGTTTCCAGCAACAGCGTCGCAAGGCGTTGCTCGTGCAGGCAACAGGGACGGGCAAGACCCGTGTGGCCATCGCCATCAGCGAACTGCTCACGCGCAGTGGCTGGGCCAAACGCATTCTGTTTCTGTGTGACCGCAAGGAATTGCGGCGTCAGGCGGATGATGCCTTCAAGACCTATCTGCCCTCTGAGCCGCGCTGTGTAATCGGCGAGCGCAACCAAATCGACACCGAGGCGCGCATCTACGTTGCCACCTACCCCGGCATGATGAATCGCTTTCATCAGCTCGACGTTGGTTTTTTCGATCTCATTATCGCGGATGAGTCCCATCGCTCGATCTACAACAAATACCGCGATCTGTTTGAATATTTCGATGCACTGCAGATCGGCCTCACGGCCACCCCTGTGAAATTCGTTGCGCGCAATACCTATGATCTCTTCGAATGCGAGGATCAGGATCCCACGTTCAATTTCAGTCTGGAAGACGCGGTCAACAATGATCCGCCTTATCTGGCGCCGTTCCGGGTCAAGGATCTGACCACCGAGTTTCTACGAGACGGCATTCACTACACTGAACTCAGTGACGAGCAGAAGCGCCAGCTGGAGGAAGATCTGGGCGAGGAAAAGGCGGAGATCACCAGTATCGCCGGCAAGGATATCGGCAAGAAGATCTTCAGTGTCGAGACCGACCGCATTATTCTCGAAAACCTGATGCAGAACGGCATCAAGGACGCCACCGGCTCACTGGTCGGGAAGACCATCATATTCGCCCAGAGCCAGAAACATGCAGAGCACCTCGAAAAACTCTTTTCGAAGCTGTATCCCCAGTACGGCGCCCGTGTCTGCAAGGTGATCCATAACAAGATCCCCCGCGCGGAAGCCTTGATCGATGAATTCAAGCAGGCGGATAATGATTTCCGTATCGCGATCTCGGTCGATATGCTGGATACCGGTATCGATGTTCCCGAGGTCGTCAACCTCGTCTTTGCCAAACCGGTTCGGTCGCTGGTCAAATTCTGGCAGATGATCGGCCGCGGCACGCGTTTGTGCGAGAATCTCTTCGGGCCGGGCGAGCACAAGTCCGAATTCCTGATTTTCGATCACTATTCCAATTTCACCTACTTCGATGAGGAGTATCAGGAGGCCGACGAGCAGCAGGGCAAATCTCTGCTCCAGCACCTGTTCGAAACACGACTGCGCCTGGCGCAGGCCGCGCTCAGGCAGAATCATCGAGAAGCCTTCGATCTGGCCACAGCACTCATCCGCCAGGATCTGAACGATCTGCCCGAGAAGAGCATTGCGGTGCGCCGCGAACTGCGTACCGTCCACGAATTGCAGCAGACCGATACCATCGAGCGCATGGATGCCGATACCCAGCACCGCCTGGCCGAGGTTATTGCCCCCTGATGGGAAATCGCGTGTTGCGTGACAAGGATGCCATAGCGTTCGATCGGCTGGTTGCCGATCTCGAAGTCTGTTTTACCGAATCGGCCAGTTGCTTCGACGACCTCAAACAGCTGCTACTCGACGAAGTCAGCAAGCTCGCCGTGAACATCCAGGCCGTGCGTCAGAAGGATGCCGTGATCGACCGGCTCCGCAGTGCAGCATTCTGGCAGGGCGTCAGCCTTGAGGATCTAGAATGGGTACGGAATGAGTTGCGCGGCATCATGAAGTACCGCCAGCGCGCGGGCGTGAGTTCCTCCGGTATCGACACCACCCGGGTGCGGGACGGCGCCGAAATCCGGGAGCAGGAGCGTCCTCAATACCTGGGGTCGCAATCCGAGGCCCTGCAGTACCGGCGCCGGCTCAAAACGATCCTGAGCGATATGATCGCCAACAACCCCGTACTGCAGAAAATCCGCCGCAACGAGTCGGTACAGCCGGAAGAGCTGGATCAACTGACCTCCAGTATCCTCACCCAGCATCCGGGGGTGGACCTGGGGATACTCAATGATTTCTATGGCCGCACAGCCAGCGGGCTACAGGCCACCATCCGCGAGCTGATCGGGATGGATCCGGCGGCGGTGGAGGCGCATTTCACCCGCTTCCTTCATGCGCATCCCAGGCTGACCCACCTCCAGGTCCAGTTCCTCAATCTGCTCAAGGGGTACATCAGCGACAATGGTTCGATTACCATCGACAAGCTGTATGAGCAGCCCTTCACCAGCGTCTCCAATGAGGGCCTGGATGGGGTATTCTCCGAATCGGATATCGAAGACCTGATCGAGGTATTGAAACCCTTCGTCAGGCCGGAGTCCGCCCACAGCCCGGCAATGCCGAACGATCAGTAAGATTTGTTATTTTCGGTAACAAATATTACAATTCGCGCCTGCGGTAAAATTGATAATTATATGATATTTAAGTCATTCCTGCTTTGGCATAAGAATTGATATAACAAGGCAAACGCTGAACCAGGAGACGCTTTCATGCCCATCGAAACCTTTGCCTTTGCCGCTGTTGCCCTGCTGATCGGGGCCGTGCTCGGTTATCTCGTCAGCCGCAGCCGCGCGGCCCGCACCGAGACCGCCCTCGATGCCCGCTTGCGGGCGGCTGAAGAGGGTCTGTCGGCCCAAACGACTGCGAACACCGAACTCGAGATTGCCCTTAATAGCCTGCGTACCGAGCATGCCCTGACCGCCCAGCAGCGCGATGCCGCGCAGCAAAGCGCCAACCAGCGAGACGCGGAACTCAAGGCGCTGACGGAAAGGCATGAGTCAGCCCGTACCCGCCTGTCCGAGCTGGAGCAGGCGCTTGCCCGGGCCGAGTCCGGCGTCAAGGCCGAGCAGAGCAACGTCACCCAGCGCAATGAGCAGATCGCCCAGCTCAGGCAGGAGCTCGAGCAGGCGCGCAAGGCCAGGGAGGCCGTCGAGGCCGATCGCAGCAAGGCCCGGGAGGAGCTCGCTACCCTCAGGACCAGCCTCGATGAGAAGCAGGCCGCCTTCGACAAGCAGCTCGCCCAGTTCGACGAGCAGAAGCAAGCGCTCAAGCAGGAGTTCCAGAACCTCGCCAACGAGATTCTCGAGGCCAAGGGCAAGGCATTCAAGGAGCAGAGTCAGGCATCGCTCGACTCCATGCTCAAGCCCTTCCGGGATCAGATCGAGGGCTTCCGCAAGCGGGTCGAGGAGGTGCACACCAACCAGACCCAGAGCCAGGCATCGCTGCGCACCGAGCTGACCAAGCTGCACGAACTCAACCGCCGCATCACCGACGAGGCCGCCAATCTCACCAAGGCCCTGAAGGGCGACAAGAAGCTGCAGGGCAGCTGGGGCGAAATCCAGGTGGAGATGATCCTCGACCGCTCCGGCTTGCAGAAGGGCACCGAGTACGAGCGCGAGGCCAACTTCAAGGACGAGGAGCACAAGAACTGGCGGCCCGATTTCATCGTCCACCTGCCTGAGGGCAAGCATGTCATCATCGACTCCAAGGTCTCCCTGGTGGCCTACAACGACTATGTGGCCGCGGAGACGGACGAGGAGCGCGAAGGCTTCCTCAAGCAGCATGTGCAGTCTGTGCGCAAGCACATCAGCGACCTGAGCGCGCGCGACTACCCCAAGCTCAAGGGGCTCAACTCGCCGGACTTCGTCTTCATGTTCATGCCGGTGGAGCCGGCCTTCGTCGCCGCCTTCCAGTACGACCCGGAGCTGTTCAATTCGGCATTCGAGAAGCGCATCGTGGTGGTCACGCCCACCACCCTGCTGGCCTCATTGCGCACCATCGCCAATCTCTGGTCCATCGAGCGTCAGAATCAGAATGCCCGCACCCTGGCGGACCAGGCCAGCAAGGTCTACGACAAGCTGCGCATCTTTGTGGACAAGATGGATCGGCTGGGCAACCAGCTCGCCACCGCGCAGAAGACCTACGACGACGCCAACAACACGCTCACCGGCTCGCGCAGCCTGAGCTCTTCGGTACAGAAGTTCGTGGACCTCGGCGTGCGCGTGAAGAAGGAGCTCCCGGCCACGGTCGTGGAAACCGCGCTGCTCGATGACGACGACCTCAAGGCCATCGCGCAGCCCGGCGATGACGAGCCGGACACTGAGTCTGAAACCCAGCCCGAAACCCAGCAGTCCGACAGCGAGGACGCCTGATGCTCACCGGTACCCTGAGAAACGACATCGACAAGCTCTGGGAGAAGTTCTGGACCGGGGGGATCACCAACCCCCTCACGGTCATCGAGCAGATCTCCTACCTCATGTTCGCCCGCCTGCTCGACATGCAGGAGCAGGCCAGCGAGCGTAAGGCCGCCCGCACCAAAAAACCGTTCGAGCGGCTGTTTCCGGACACGAAGGAGGGCCAGCTACTGCGCTGGCAGAACTTCAAGAACCTGCCCGGCACCGAGATGCGCGCCCATCTGCGGGACAAGGTCTATCCGCACTTCGGCACCATTCATATGGGGCAGAGCGACGTGGCCGAATTCATGGCCGACGCGGAAATGGAGATCAAGAGCGAGTCCCTGCTGGTCGCCGCCGTGGAGATGGTGGACAAGCTCCCCCTCGGCCAGACCGACATCAAGGGGGATATCTACGAGTACCTGCTCTCCAAGCTCACCACCGCCGGCATCAACGGCCAGTTCCGCACCCCGCGCCACATCATCGACCTGATGGTCGCCATGGTCGGCCCGCAGCCGGAAGACACGGTCTGCGACCCGGCCTGCGGCACCGCCGGCTTCCTCGCCCGGACCATGGAATACCTGATGCGCAGATATTCGAGCGAGCAGGGCACCTTCCAGGACGAGGAGGGCAACACCCACTACACCGGCGATCTGCTCGAGCCCTACCGCCAGCACATCGCCAACGACATGTTCTGGGGCTTCGATTTCGACACCACCATGCTGCGCGTCTCCGCAATGAACATGCTGCTGCACGGCGTCGCCGCGCCCAACATCCACTACCAGGACTCCCTGAACAAGTCCATCAAGGAGCACTGGCCGGACAAGGAGCAGGACGCCTTCGACGTGGTGCTGGCCAATCCCCCGTTCAAGGGCGCCATCGACGCGACCAGCACCAACCCCGACCTGCTCAAGATCGTCAAAACCAAGAAGACCGAACTGCTGTTCATCGCCCATATTCTGCGCATGCTCAAGCTCGGGGGCCGCAGCGCCACCATCGTGCCGGACGGCGTGCTGTTCGGCTCCTCCAATGCCCACCAGCAGCTGCGCAAGACACTGATCGAGGACAACCAGCTCGAAGGCATCGTCAGCCTGCCGAGCGGCGTGTTCAAACCCTACGCCGGCGTCTCCACCGCCATCCTCATCTTCACCAAGGGTGGCAGCACCGACCAGGTCTGGTTTTACGACCTCACCGCCGACGGCCGCAGCCTGGACGACAAGCGCACCCCGCTGGTGCCCGAGGACAGATTCGGCCCCATGCCGGCCGCGAAGCTGAGCGAGGAAGAGCGGGAAAAGAACAACCTCCCGGACTGCCTCGACCAGTGGCTGGAATACCGGGAGCTGCGACTCAAAAACAAGGGTGCGGACAAATACGCCGACCGCACCCGCAAGGCGTTCGTCGTGCCCGCCGAGGAGATCGCCGCCAACAAGTACGACCTCTCCATCAACCGCTATAAGGAGGTGGTGTATGAGGAGGAGGAGTACGAGCCGCCGAAGGAGATCCTTGCGCGTATGAAGACGCTGGAGGAAGAGATTATGCGGGAGATGGATGAGTTGGAGGCGATGTTGTGACAGCGCAAGAGTTCGTTGCATTAAGTGAAGTATGTCCAGCATCCCCTGTGAGAAGGAAGACGAGGGTGCCCGATGAATCCGTATGGACTCTCAATCTTGATCAAATCGAGTCGGGGACCGGTAAAATCCTAGAAAAAATATCTGCGCCTGTGGCAGCGGCGAAGAATTCAACGCACTGGTTTGACGAAAGACATGTACTGTACTCAAAACTTCGCCCATATCTGAACAAAGTGGTTCTTCCAGATCAGCCGGGATTGGCTACTACGGAGCTGGTTCCGTTATTGCCTGATGAGAAGCGCTTGGATAGGAAGTACCTAGCCTATTATTTGCGTTCCCGTCCATTTGTGAATTGGGTAAGTGCCCAGGTGGCTGGGGCCAAAATGCCTCGTGTAAATATGAAGGTTTTTTGGGAGCATAAAATTCCCCTGCCACCCCTGAAAGAACAAAAACGCATCGCTGCCATCCTCGACAAGGCCGACAGCCTGCGCCGCAAACGCCAGCAGGCCATCCAGCTTGCCGACCAATTCCTTCGCGCTGTCTTTCTCGATATGTTTGGAGATCCGACGAGAAACCCAATGGGTTGGG
This sequence is a window from Thiohalobacter thiocyanaticus. Protein-coding genes within it:
- a CDS encoding DUF2779 domain-containing protein, with the translated sequence MSTTLTKSRFKIALECPRKLNYATDKNYANAKSEDEFLQGLAEGGHQVGALAKLMYPGGIEITTPSVEEQIKNTQKLIEQNDVILYEPTFRHGNLVIRVDILVKRGNLIDLIEVKAKGFNSRESSFRGKNNPIKSEWRPYLYDVAYQLLVLERAHPEWTVTPHLMLLDTSVKSSIDGLGSSLTVTRDRGRLNVSIRDGFDISMQQPSLLRQHDVTDEVGILRSNPVETPAGEMDFVNLVDWLGDKLEAGETFPPYIGKQCKSCEFYCEPEQITLDNISGWAACMEEAYTPLKATWSRSDSVFGLYQFRKVDDLIANNILLMKDVDETQLTIKEKPGEISTSDRHLLQIMEARGEGDQIHLEMDTLRQVFGDWEYPLHFIDFETSRPALPFHSGCRPNDMILFQFSHHQLDADGQLRHANECLIATPGTWPNSSVVRALRDAVGNSGTVVHWWDHERTVLKEVKQQCIDRNEPDKDILCEFIDSLVNSESGRLADLGRLVSRTVFIKGTNGRSSIKKVLPAILAMSDSLEEHYGQPIYGTEAMPSLNYSPGWTWLREESGEIIDPYRLLDPIFLDDEVARAIDQAEDEYTGYDKFVANGGAAIIAYAQLQNPDLNQDERQRIEAQLKRYCELDTLAMVMIYEAISKWIK
- a CDS encoding type I restriction endonuclease subunit R, with product MQSINFEFIRPHRPALADLGRYAEALLYIDPGSALIRMRAMAEALTKIIHKEECLPFLPNATFYDLVKHPAFAASVDRSLIHRINFLRVNGNDAAHGAQGDIRSASQGLEIAHQLVSYMGMRYHGLSREAIAPFQDVPDPTAQLNELKQSVAHYRSALESKAEEVDQLLDQLDQERARAAAEKTSESHQAQSRQQSHRVVDALQWNEAQTRRMMIDALLAQAGWSVNDKTQVTLEHPVEYQATGSGTGYADYVLWGGNGKPLAVVEAKRTSEEGLQKGREQARMYADGLERMTGQRPVIFYSNGYETFIWDDQLYNSYRPVYGFYSRDSLKYLLYQRHYRQPDLEQHNPDVNIAGRPYQIEAVKAVASRFQQQRRKALLVQATGTGKTRVAIAISELLTRSGWAKRILFLCDRKELRRQADDAFKTYLPSEPRCVIGERNQIDTEARIYVATYPGMMNRFHQLDVGFFDLIIADESHRSIYNKYRDLFEYFDALQIGLTATPVKFVARNTYDLFECEDQDPTFNFSLEDAVNNDPPYLAPFRVKDLTTEFLRDGIHYTELSDEQKRQLEEDLGEEKAEITSIAGKDIGKKIFSVETDRIILENLMQNGIKDATGSLVGKTIIFAQSQKHAEHLEKLFSKLYPQYGARVCKVIHNKIPRAEALIDEFKQADNDFRIAISVDMLDTGIDVPEVVNLVFAKPVRSLVKFWQMIGRGTRLCENLFGPGEHKSEFLIFDHYSNFTYFDEEYQEADEQQGKSLLQHLFETRLRLAQAALRQNHREAFDLATALIRQDLNDLPEKSIAVRRELRTVHELQQTDTIERMDADTQHRLAEVIAP
- a CDS encoding helix-turn-helix transcriptional regulator codes for the protein MADAFSRKLLILQMLPREEEGGITVEEIQRRLWNDHGIEVSERNIQRDLRSLQGAEDHVGFPISCDEDQPKPWRWSWYGRELLGIPKMGRHTALTFQMVKDLLEPLLPAETMAYMQPNFYAAEEVLRKTSAKRAGRWRDKIRVVPHSLRLIPPELEPGVLEVVSQALLDDRQIEMSYWSGSRHASDVKSYPVHPYALIHRNTSVELIGRIDGDSKTRRWALHRVKSVQHLEASSSVPRSFKLDDFVQHELGFPESGEAIGLELWMHESARNHVIETKLSNDQRISETEDGLIVKATVNETVELKWWLLGLGDRVRIMKPDVLRESMKTMTHRMAELYR
- a CDS encoding type I restriction-modification enzyme R subunit C-terminal domain-containing protein, translated to MLRDKDAIAFDRLVADLEVCFTESASCFDDLKQLLLDEVSKLAVNIQAVRQKDAVIDRLRSAAFWQGVSLEDLEWVRNELRGIMKYRQRAGVSSSGIDTTRVRDGAEIREQERPQYLGSQSEALQYRRRLKTILSDMIANNPVLQKIRRNESVQPEELDQLTSSILTQHPGVDLGILNDFYGRTASGLQATIRELIGMDPAAVEAHFTRFLHAHPRLTHLQVQFLNLLKGYISDNGSITIDKLYEQPFTSVSNEGLDGVFSESDIEDLIEVLKPFVRPESAHSPAMPNDQ
- a CDS encoding sigma-54 interaction domain-containing protein, whose translation is MERVLVSWIGQHDLDAVTGNSPGPVMAAIRDAEQSGNSYNHIHLIYNYKTSQALPYLDWLSAGVDSATSISSRRFRLTSPTSYAEIYPAVSSELAKLEQKYPLAQRVVHLSPGTPAMAAVWILLVKTRFPAICIQSWQNSEGKQVVQEVELPFEIEARFSLEATRRSDKRLNRLLDSEEAADKAFARITSAGELHGAIEKSRKIAVRDVPILLLGETGTGKELFARAIHDASFRREGPFVAVNCGALPHDLTESLLFGHKKGSFTGAMQDHDGFFAQADGGTLFLDEVGELPIKVQVKLLRALQEHTFIPVGASEPRHSDFRIVAATHRELAEQVGEGSFREDLFYRLAVGVIKLPALRDRPEDFPALIETLMESINSELSDQPGYRRKKIDDDVINVIMAHDWPGNIRELRATLLRAAVWNDSATLTCHEVEDALLVLPSQSNRATLGGISQPIDLEKLMADVARHYIPLALARADGNKTRAAKLLGLRSQPVLTNKMKKYGID